TTCTTTTGCTCATCGGGGTCGGCCTCGTGCAGCAGCTGCGCATAAATATCCTGCGCCAGCCCAACCCGCCTAGTATGCACGGTTGCCTTCGCATCACCGTTGGCATCAAGCCAGAGGTCGGTACGGCGCTGCTGGCGATTCGCCTGGGCACCGTAGCGCGGCGTAGCCACCAGCCGGCCGCCTTCGGGCGTGAGCAGGAGCGCGTGCCGGTTGCCCGTAAAAGAGCCCATGTAGCCAAACTCCTTTGTCTGGCTGGTGCACTCCAGCCAAACCGTATCGGCGGGCGTGCTGCCGCGAGCCGGCAGCGGCATACACAAAATCACGTGGTTGAACTGGCTGCTCGGGAAGCTGGCCCGCACATCGGCGTGGTCGCTACCAGCGCCTACCAGCGCCACGTAGGCAGGCAGGCCCGCCGCTTTTAGCAGGGCGCAGGTATAGTTACTCAACGCTTTACAATCGCCGTAGCCCCCCGAGGCTACGCTGCTGGCCGGGGCAGTCTGCCAGCCGCCCAGCCCCAGCTGCACGGAGATATAGCGGGTAGAGCCCTGCAAAAACTCGTAGACTTTACGGGCCCGCTCGCGCGGGTCGGGCTGGGTAACTAGCAGCTGAGCCATTTTGGCAGTAAGGGCCGGCGGCAGCACATCGCGGCCCTGGCCCAGCTGATAGGTCCACAACCCCAGGCTTTGCCAGGAGGCCAGCGAGCCGGCGTGGCCCTGCACCTCGAAGGTGGCCGGGGCCAGGCGTACGGCGGGCAGCTGCTCGGCAAGGGGGGGCGAAAGCGGCTCGGCTTCCATTGCGGCGGCCGCAGGCAGCTGCCAGTGGTAGGTAGTCTGGGCGCCCGTCACTACGGGGGCCGTAGCGGCACCGGCGGGCAGCAGCTGCTCCTCAAATCGCAATGGCAGCGCGGTAGGCGTGGTTACCTGCAAAGTGGCTCCTTCCAGCGCCACGTTTTCATCGTCCTGAGGCTGCCAGCTGGGATAAAACAGCGTGTTTTCCGAAACCACTTCGTACTCAAACTCTACTGTGTAAGGCGTGGCAGGCTGGCGCAGGTCGGCGTAGCGCACGCGCAAATCGGTCATGAAGCTGCCATCGGCACTGCCCTCACCCTGGTCGTGTACTTCGGACGCACGCAGCTGATGCAGTAATACTCCCTGTGCATCATATACTGCCCCGCGCAGATAGCCAATGTGGTTGAGCGCATCATAGCCTACTACCAGCCGGCCATAGTCGTCGCTACCGGCCTCGGTTAATACCGTCACCACTTTATGCACCGTTTCTACGAGCTGACTAGCCGACTTTACGACCACTACTTTGTCGTAGGACCGGACTACGGCGTGCGCATTCGCGCGCAGGGCCGGCGCAATAGCCGCTACCGGGTACTTAGGTACCGGGGTGCTGAGCAGAACCAACGAGGCGAAAACAGGTAGTACCATATGTTAAAGAAGGCTTGGCAGTAGTTGTTTACCCCGAGAGAAAGTACTGGCGGCTGGCTAGCTCTGAGGAATATATAGTTACATCGAAAATAAAAACTAATCAACATTAACCCATAGTCCGTGCATAGCACTATCAGTAGTAGAGCGGAATGTCACTCCGCTCTACTACTGGCTGAGAACTACCATGCGGCAGCCTATTATGCTAGCTGCCTTTTTTAATAACCAGCGCTTCGGCCTGCTTGGCCAGCGCCAGCCGGTAGAACTCGCGTAGCGAGGCGTACTCCTCGGCCCCATAAATAGGCTTATCGAGCGTGAGCCGGCTGGTAAGCTGCACCGTGCCCGGTGTGGGGCTGCTGGCCATGTACACGTAACGGCCGCCCTGAGCGGGCAGGGCAATAGTAGCGGGCTTGGGCAGCTCGGCCGTGTAGCCCGGCGGTAAGGTCAGGGTCAGGGTAATAACGTCGAGGCTGGAAGCACCAAAATCAACCGGGTAGGTGCGCTCCGCGTGGCTGAATGGGTTGCGGCCTTCCCCAAACGAAGCCAGCGGACTGATATAAAGCTCACTGGCTTTACCGCTGGAGCTGGCGGGCTGGCGCAGCTCGTAGTTGAGCGCCAGCGGCTTAGTCACTTCTCCTACCTCACCGAAAGCGTAGGTTGGAAATTCCCAGCTCGGATGCTGACTGGCCAGCTCGCTCACATATTTTTTCTCACCCAGCTGCTGAAGCTTTTCGCGGGCGGCGGCTCCTGAGTAGCCCCCGTGCTCTTCATGCACCTTGCCGGTGAGGTTGCCCTGCTCGTCGAGGGTAAGCTTAATATCCTGATAATGACTATGGCGCTGCGCCGGAGCCAGGTTTACCCAGCGGCCAGCAACCCCTTTGGTCACCAGCCGGCCGGTCTGGTTGAGGCAGCGCGTGGGGAGCACGCCGCAGGGCAGCAGCGGCTCAGTAGCATCCAGCAGCAGCTCCTGGTTATCAGCCAGCGGCAACAGGCCCACTACGTAGTTGAATTGCTCGAGCAAGGGGAAGTTTTGATTAACCCGACCATGCCCGCGGGTACTCAGGATGACGGGCTCGACGGCCAGCCCCGCCTGACGCAGCGCGGCAATCAGCAGCAGATTTACATCGGCGGCGGTGCCCCGGTGCAGCTCGTAGCTGCGCTTGAGCGGGCCACTGGCCGAGTAGCCGTTGGTGCCATCATACTTCACGCTTTTGAGCACCAGCTCACGCACGGCCGCAGCGCGGGCCGCCGGGTCGGGGTACTGGGCTGCGAGGGGTTTCAGCGCCGCTTCCAGGAAGCCCACGTGCCCGAGCTGCCCACCAAACTCGTCGTTGCTGAGCAGGTCCATATTAATTTTCTCCCAGTTGCCGGCCACGTTATGATAGCCCTGGCCAGGCATGCGCTCGCCGGCCAGCTCGAAGTTGATGCGGGCCACGTAATCGCGCATGGTAGTCATGTAAGGCTCATCGCGCAGGGCGGGCACGTTCTGCATGGCCCAATGGTACGAAGTACCTTTGGCAACAATCAGCTCATTGTCAGAGGCAACGCGGCCGCCCGCCGCACCTGGGTCAAGGCTCGCCTCGGTATGCAGGTTATACTGCATCTGCGAATCTTCCCGCGTTTGTAGCACCAGCGGCTCGTAGCCCTGCATGAGCATTTTATAGTCGAAATACTCCGGAATTACCGCCTGAAACTCGCTCCAGCGGGTAGGTATCTCGCGCTGAAAAGACCAGTCCTGAAAGTTGAACAGGAAGTCCGACGTTACAGTATAAGCATATTCGATAATCGCCCCTTCGCGCACGTTGGGGAGCGTAAACTTGCGTACCCGGATGTTTTTGGTGCGCTCCTCGGTAAAAGCTTTGGCAATTTCGAGCTTCACCTTTTCCACCTTGCCGCCGACCTCGTTGTACGTAAACCCGCGCAGGCCCACTAGCTTTTCTTCGGAGCGGTCGCGGTGGTACAAGGGCACCTCTACCGTGGCCACGTTGTAGCCCGACTTCTTCAAAATCTTGATGCGGGTAACCCGGTCCGACTCCAGCTGAAAGCTGCTGCCGTTCAGCCGGAACCGGGTAGCCCCGTAGTCGTAGAGCACCACGGCGGGCGCGGCGCTATCGGCCACAAAGCTTTTGGCATCGAAATCGGCCGGCTCGGGTTTGCCGAATTTTATTTCTACCACTTTCACGGGCGCCTTTTGCGCCTGCGCGCTGGCAGCAGTTAGGAGTGCCAAAGCGCTGACCGCTAGTGGAAATGAGGCGAGTAGTCTTTTTATCATAGAAAGAAGAGATGCAGCTAGTTGGCAAGAATATTATATAGCCTGCCTCTACCGGATAAATGTAAGTACTTACTACTTATTTACCAACTCTCCCTCACAAAAATCACACAATCTCTTCGGGCCCGGCTACGGCCATAGCTTCATCGGCGAGTACCTGGTGGCCGGCCGGGCCGGCTTGCGTGGCCTGCACGCCCAGCAGCAGGTAGGCAATAGCGACGAGCACGCACGCCAGGCTCAGGCCATGCACCCAGGGCAGGCGGCCGGGCTGGTTGTCGAAAATCCAGCCGGCGGCCAGGGCCCCGAGGCCAATGCCGACTTCGAGGGCAATGTACATGGTCGCCACGCCCCGGCCGCGCCGCTCGGGGTGGCTCAGGTCTATCGTCCAGGCGTAGAGCGTGGGCGAGTTCAGCCCCGTACCCACTCCAAATATGACGGCTCCGAGCAAAAATACCGGTACCGACGGCGACCACACCAGTACCGCCAGCCCCAACGCCAGGATGGCGGCCGACCAGCGCAGCACCGGTACCCGCCCGTGGGTATCGCTGGCCTTGCCCGCCACCAGGCGCACGGCAAGCGACGCAATGGTATAGAATATATAGAACAAACCCTTTGTTGGTCCTTGCAAGCCCAGCAGCCGGCTCTGGTCGGGTATCACGGTGAGCACCGCGCCATATGGAAACAAGCACAGCAGCGTGGTGAGCGCCGGGGCCAGCACGCGGGGCTCCAGAATCTCATCGAGCTTCAGCTTTAATAAGGAAAAGTTGAAACGCTGCCGCTGGGCCTTCGGCAGCGTTTCGGTGAGGGTGCCCTGCACCAATACGGAGAGCAGCGCCGCCGCGCTGGAGCAGTAAAACATGGTGTTGAGGGAGAACGTCTCGGCCACCCACGAGCCAAAGGCCGGCCCGGCGGCCATGCCCAGGCTGCCCGTTACGCCGAGCAGGCCCATGGCCTCGCCGCGCTTTTCGGTGGGCACAATGTCGGCCACAAACGCGGCCGTGCCCGTGGGCTTGAAGCCGGTGCTGAAGCCGTGCAGCAGCCGCAGCAGCAAAAAGCTGCTCACCGTGAGCGCCCACGGGTAGGCAAAGCCGCACAGAAAGCACACCAGCGAGCCGAATACCATCACCGGAATCCGCCCCACGGTATCAGCCAGTTTGCCCGAAAACGGCCGCGAAATAGCGGCCGTCAGCGTAAACAGCGCAATGATAAACCCTTTGTACTCGCCGCCGCCCAGCTGGCTGAGGTGCTCGGGCAGTTCGGGCAATAGCAGGTTGAAAGACAGAAAAAACAGAAACGACGACAGGCACATCAGCCAGAAGCCCCGCGAATACGAACCAAGCATAAGTGCAGCAAAGGTCGGGGCGATTGGGTAATGAATAATGGGTAATGGGTAGTGGCTACTATCGTTCTGGCTTTGGCCAGCATTACTCATTACTGATTACCCATTACTCATTACCTGTTATCCCCTGCCAAAACGGCCACTCGCCCACTGCGGCCCCAAATGTGTCAGGATAGCGGTCTATGAGCTGGCTAACGTCCTTTTTCAAAACTATTTCTGCTAAAAACCCCGGCTCCGGGCGCGGCCCCGAGAAGCCGGCCGTGAGCGTGCGCGAGCGGGTATCGGCGCTGCGCCACCTGCCGGCTTTTCTTCAGCTCATCTGGCAAACCTCGGCAGGCCTGACCCTGGGAAACATAGCGTTAAGACTATGTAGAGCCGCCTTGCCGCTGGCCATGCTGTACATCGGCCGGCTTATTCTCGATGATATCGTGCAGCTGACCAAGCTTCCAGCGGCCAGCCGGGTAGTGTCGCCGGTCTTTGGCCTGGTAGCCCTGGAATTCGGGCTGGTGCTGCTCACCGATGCGCTGGGCCGCGCCGTGGCGCTGCTCGACTCGCTGCTCGGTGACTTGTTTGCCAATGCCAGCTCGGTGCGCCTCATGCGCCACGCCGCCGAGCTGGACCTCGACCAGTTCGAAGACAGCAATTTTTACGACAAGCTGGAGCGCGCCCGCCGCCAGACGCTCTCGCGCTCGGTGCTCATGAGCCAGGTGCTGGCCCAGGGCCAGGATGCTGTGACCCTGGTGCTGCTGGCCGGTGGCCTCGTGGCGTTTCAGCCCTGGCTGCTGGGCCTGCTGCTGCTGGCCGTGGTGCCCGCCTTTTTGGGCGAAAGCCACTTCAACGAGCGCAGCTACTCGCTTTCGCACTCCTGGACGCCCGAGCGCCGCGAGCTCGACTACCTGCGCCAGACCGGCGCCAGCGACGAAACGGCCAAGGAAGTGAAGATATTCGGCTTGTCCGATTTCCTTATAAACCGCTTCTCCACCCTTTCCGACCAGTTTTACCGCGAAAACAAAACCCTGGCCCTGCGCCGCGCCGGCTGGGGCACGGTGTTCGCGGCTATCGGGGCAGCCGGCTATTATGGCGCTTACCTCTACATTATCAGGCAAACCGTGAGCGGCGCGATTTCCATCGGCCAGCTTACGTTTCTGGCGGGCTCGTTTGCCCGGCTGCGCAGCCTGCTCGAAGGCATTCTGAGCCGCTTCAGCCAGGTGGCCGACGGCGCCCTATACTTACAGGACTTCTTCGACTTTTTTCAAATCGAGCCGCGCATCGTGCGGCCCCGGCTGGGGCAGGCAGTGCGGGCCTTCCCGCGCCCCATCCGGCAGGGATTTACGTTTGAGGATGTCGGCTTTAGGTATAAAAACGCCGAAAAATGGGCCCTGCGCCACCTTAGCTTCGAGCTGCGGGCCGGCGAAAAGCTGGCGCTCGTGGGCGAAAACGGGGCCGGCAAAACCACGCTCGTCAAGCTGCTGGCCCGCCTCTACGACCCCAGCGAAGGGCGCATTCTGCTCGACGGCCACGACCTGCGCGAGTATGACCCCGCCGAGCTGCGCCAGGAAATCGGCGTCATCTTCCAGGATTTTGTGCGCTTCCAGCTGCCCGCCGGCCAGAACCTGGCCGTGGGCCGCATCGACGAGCGCCAGAACCAGCCGCGCATTGAGCAGGCGGCCCAGCAGAGCCTGGCCGACACGGTTATTGCCAAGCTGCCGCAGGGCTACGACCAGATGATTGGCCGCCGCTTCAACGGCGGCGTGGACCTAAGTGGCGGCGAGTGGCAGAAAATCGCGCTGGGCCGCGCCTACATGCGCGACGCCCAGCTGCTCATCCTCGACGAGCCCACCGCCGCCCTCGACGCCCGCGCCGAGCACGAGGTATTTCTGCGCTTTGCTGAGTTGACTAAGGGCAAAACCGCCGTGCTCATCTCCCACCGCTTCAGCACCGTGCGCATGGCCGACCGCATCCTGGTTATCGAGCACGGCCGCGTGCAGGAAATCGGCTCACACGAAGAATTGCTGGCGAAGGATGGATGCTACGCCGAACTGTTTGCCTTACAGGCCGCAGGGTACCGGTAGCGGTGGATTAGCAAAGAAGCTGTTTAGAAAGTCGTCAGAGCGTCCTGCTGAGCTTGTCGAAGCATCTCTACCGCTTCGTTGAGCAGTTTGGTTGAAGCGGTGGAGATGCTTCGACAAGCTCAGCATGAAGGTCAATGTTAAATTTTAAGACTTCCTAAACAGCTTCCTTATTACTTTGATAGTGACAAGGCTGACTACTCAGGACTGAATGTTGAAAAAGGAATTAGGAATTTTACTTTTAATACAAGACTTGGTGTCACGGGATTTGTGGACGACAGAAACGTTAAATGGACAAGACAATAAAGGCAGCTGCTAACACGGATTTTGCGTCAGGCGGGCCGATGTGCAAATTTTAAGCATTGTGCTTCTATTAAACTTTAGCAATAATTTGAAGCATTGTGCTCCGAAACTGGCCCGAACGCAAAGCCCGAGACCGTTATTCTAATAGCTGCCCCCTTGCTCTCAATTGTCGGCTTCGGCCAGCCCGTAAGCCACATGCGCCGAGCACGTATAGCTACTCCACATCGTCGGCCGGGTCGGGAAAATGGGGGCGCAACGGGGCCACCTCCGTGTCTTCGTACACTTGCGCCAGAGTCAGGCGAAAATTCAGCTCCGGTACTACAATCTCCTCCGCGGGCTCGGTGAGCACGGTATGCGTCCATTCGTTGCTGGCAGTGCGCCGGTACCACTCTACCAGCCAGCGGTTTTGGGCCACGAGCAGATAGTGCTGCAAAGAAGGTAGGGTTTTGTATTTTTTGAATTTGTGTCCCCGGTCATAGTACGCGGTAGAGGGAGACAGCACCTCTGCTAGCAGCACCGGCGATTCTACCCGGCGCGTTTGTTGCGCATCCTGCGGGCTGCACGTTACCTGCACGTCGGGGTACACGTACTGCTGCTCCTGCCGGACGGTCAGCTGCACGTTTTCCATAAATACCTGGCAGCCTCGCCCGCGTAGCGCCAGGCGCAGACCCAGGTAAAGGTTACCAGTGATAAGGTTGTGCACTTTGCTTTCGCCCGCCATCGCAAAAACTTCGCCCTCGAAAAACTCGTGACGCACGTCGCTGGCTTCTTCTAAAGCAAAATACTCCTCGGCTGTATAGCGGCGCTGCGTTTCGGCGTGTCCCATAATAGCCAAAGATACTAACGGCGGCGAGTGGCGAAAATCACCCTGAACCGCGCCTACATGCGCGAGGCCCGACCCAAGCCGCATCCTGGTAGCTGAGCACGGCCGCGCTCAGGAAATTGGCTCGCACGAAGAGCTGCGGGCCAAGAACGGCCAGTACGCGGAGCTATTTCAGCTCCAAACGGCGGGCTACTGCTAAAGCTGACCTTCCGGCAAGCTGCTGCGGAGCCGGACAATGAATTTTCGAGTAATTCGCGCCTGCCGCAACAACTCCTGGCCGTTAATAAGCTGAACACTAGCCGGAAAGTAAATTTCCCTACGTAGCTTAGAGAATTCAACGAATTCCTTACCCTATTGCCATGAGATTTACTGCTACTCTCCAGCTTATCTGCCTGTTAAGCCTGGGCTTGCTTGCCAGCTGCCTTACCTCCCGTGATGCCCGCATCGAATCGAGCTACAGCTACCGGGGGCGCTTTCGCCACTACCGCACCTATGGTTTTTTGAGCGGCAATGGCCTCGCCGCCGACAGCACCCGTCTCAGCGAGTCATTGCGCGATGCCATTCGGCAGCGCATGCGTCTGCAAGGCTACCGCTTTTCGAAGCGCAACCCCGATTTGATGGTGAGCTACAAATTATTTGAGGGCGATATGCACTTTCCCGGCTTTGTGCAGGAAGACATCACCCGCTGGGTAAAAAACAACGATGCGGAAGACGAGCAAACTCCCGAAGAGCAGCGCCACGGCTACCAGCGCACCCGCCTGCTCATGCTCGATGGTACGCTCATGGTAACCCTAATTGATACCAAGACGGACAACGCCATCTGGAATGGCTACGCCTCGGGCGTGACCGTGCCCGAGGGTCTGCGGGGCGAGTACGTGCTGGTGCGCTCGGTGCGCTCCATCTTCGACCGGTATCGCATTTTTACCGAGAATTACTTCAACGGCGGCAACCTCGACGGGGCTATGAACGGCCAGTCATTCGACGGGTCGGGGTCCGCTCCTGCGCCTGCGCAGCCCACTGAAACCCCACGCTAAGTAGTAG
The sequence above is drawn from the Hymenobacter baengnokdamensis genome and encodes:
- a CDS encoding MFS transporter, translated to MLGSYSRGFWLMCLSSFLFFLSFNLLLPELPEHLSQLGGGEYKGFIIALFTLTAAISRPFSGKLADTVGRIPVMVFGSLVCFLCGFAYPWALTVSSFLLLRLLHGFSTGFKPTGTAAFVADIVPTEKRGEAMGLLGVTGSLGMAAGPAFGSWVAETFSLNTMFYCSSAAALLSVLVQGTLTETLPKAQRQRFNFSLLKLKLDEILEPRVLAPALTTLLCLFPYGAVLTVIPDQSRLLGLQGPTKGLFYIFYTIASLAVRLVAGKASDTHGRVPVLRWSAAILALGLAVLVWSPSVPVFLLGAVIFGVGTGLNSPTLYAWTIDLSHPERRGRGVATMYIALEVGIGLGALAAGWIFDNQPGRLPWVHGLSLACVLVAIAYLLLGVQATQAGPAGHQVLADEAMAVAGPEEIV
- a CDS encoding DUF3857 domain-containing transglutaminase family protein, with the translated sequence MVLPVFASLVLLSTPVPKYPVAAIAPALRANAHAVVRSYDKVVVVKSASQLVETVHKVVTVLTEAGSDDYGRLVVGYDALNHIGYLRGAVYDAQGVLLHQLRASEVHDQGEGSADGSFMTDLRVRYADLRQPATPYTVEFEYEVVSENTLFYPSWQPQDDENVALEGATLQVTTPTALPLRFEEQLLPAGAATAPVVTGAQTTYHWQLPAAAAMEAEPLSPPLAEQLPAVRLAPATFEVQGHAGSLASWQSLGLWTYQLGQGRDVLPPALTAKMAQLLVTQPDPRERARKVYEFLQGSTRYISVQLGLGGWQTAPASSVASGGYGDCKALSNYTCALLKAAGLPAYVALVGAGSDHADVRASFPSSQFNHVILCMPLPARGSTPADTVWLECTSQTKEFGYMGSFTGNRHALLLTPEGGRLVATPRYGAQANRQQRRTDLWLDANGDAKATVHTRRVGLAQDIYAQLLHEADPDEQKKYVSGRLNLSHFSITSLRLAAAPLATPQALPSVVETLGLDLPGAGTAAGRRLLLAPNLLGRLAALPPQVGPRQSPLALPLASLHQDTVRLHLPTGFRAENLPAPTQLSSAYGTYSSSCTALPDGTLQYVRQFETRRPSGATLPPDKYSDYQDFRRKISQADKAQVVLVKTDA
- a CDS encoding DUF4136 domain-containing protein, which encodes MRFTATLQLICLLSLGLLASCLTSRDARIESSYSYRGRFRHYRTYGFLSGNGLAADSTRLSESLRDAIRQRMRLQGYRFSKRNPDLMVSYKLFEGDMHFPGFVQEDITRWVKNNDAEDEQTPEEQRHGYQRTRLLMLDGTLMVTLIDTKTDNAIWNGYASGVTVPEGLRGEYVLVRSVRSIFDRYRIFTENYFNGGNLDGAMNGQSFDGSGSAPAPAQPTETPR
- a CDS encoding DUF3857 domain-containing protein, which translates into the protein MALLTAASAQAQKAPVKVVEIKFGKPEPADFDAKSFVADSAAPAVVLYDYGATRFRLNGSSFQLESDRVTRIKILKKSGYNVATVEVPLYHRDRSEEKLVGLRGFTYNEVGGKVEKVKLEIAKAFTEERTKNIRVRKFTLPNVREGAIIEYAYTVTSDFLFNFQDWSFQREIPTRWSEFQAVIPEYFDYKMLMQGYEPLVLQTREDSQMQYNLHTEASLDPGAAGGRVASDNELIVAKGTSYHWAMQNVPALRDEPYMTTMRDYVARINFELAGERMPGQGYHNVAGNWEKINMDLLSNDEFGGQLGHVGFLEAALKPLAAQYPDPAARAAAVRELVLKSVKYDGTNGYSASGPLKRSYELHRGTAADVNLLLIAALRQAGLAVEPVILSTRGHGRVNQNFPLLEQFNYVVGLLPLADNQELLLDATEPLLPCGVLPTRCLNQTGRLVTKGVAGRWVNLAPAQRHSHYQDIKLTLDEQGNLTGKVHEEHGGYSGAAAREKLQQLGEKKYVSELASQHPSWEFPTYAFGEVGEVTKPLALNYELRQPASSSGKASELYISPLASFGEGRNPFSHAERTYPVDFGASSLDVITLTLTLPPGYTAELPKPATIALPAQGGRYVYMASSPTPGTVQLTSRLTLDKPIYGAEEYASLREFYRLALAKQAEALVIKKGS
- a CDS encoding Uma2 family endonuclease, whose product is MGHAETQRRYTAEEYFALEEASDVRHEFFEGEVFAMAGESKVHNLITGNLYLGLRLALRGRGCQVFMENVQLTVRQEQQYVYPDVQVTCSPQDAQQTRRVESPVLLAEVLSPSTAYYDRGHKFKKYKTLPSLQHYLLVAQNRWLVEWYRRTASNEWTHTVLTEPAEEIVVPELNFRLTLAQVYEDTEVAPLRPHFPDPADDVE
- a CDS encoding ABC transporter ATP-binding protein, yielding MSWLTSFFKTISAKNPGSGRGPEKPAVSVRERVSALRHLPAFLQLIWQTSAGLTLGNIALRLCRAALPLAMLYIGRLILDDIVQLTKLPAASRVVSPVFGLVALEFGLVLLTDALGRAVALLDSLLGDLFANASSVRLMRHAAELDLDQFEDSNFYDKLERARRQTLSRSVLMSQVLAQGQDAVTLVLLAGGLVAFQPWLLGLLLLAVVPAFLGESHFNERSYSLSHSWTPERRELDYLRQTGASDETAKEVKIFGLSDFLINRFSTLSDQFYRENKTLALRRAGWGTVFAAIGAAGYYGAYLYIIRQTVSGAISIGQLTFLAGSFARLRSLLEGILSRFSQVADGALYLQDFFDFFQIEPRIVRPRLGQAVRAFPRPIRQGFTFEDVGFRYKNAEKWALRHLSFELRAGEKLALVGENGAGKTTLVKLLARLYDPSEGRILLDGHDLREYDPAELRQEIGVIFQDFVRFQLPAGQNLAVGRIDERQNQPRIEQAAQQSLADTVIAKLPQGYDQMIGRRFNGGVDLSGGEWQKIALGRAYMRDAQLLILDEPTAALDARAEHEVFLRFAELTKGKTAVLISHRFSTVRMADRILVIEHGRVQEIGSHEELLAKDGCYAELFALQAAGYR